The following proteins are co-located in the Flectobacillus major DSM 103 genome:
- a CDS encoding phytanoyl-CoA dioxygenase family protein, whose translation MVKFEYKTFTLGEKLTEEQKEYFRNYGVIQFKNFINQDSVQLFIDELQKIEKQWLEEGVEKINGIPLKFGKNEHGEKMIQRMCFTNKYSTLLGEFLKDPRLQLLVELLAPYDGRISENEKDGLVFNHYVNAPNSKFTQMGWHTDSPRDLFLGQKILPMLNVGIHLDDCPFQNGGLRVLPGTQNQSVLKLLFGKKQFIDHTADPREVGFEINAGDLTVHDGRLWHRVEVSPNVGEKSRRRVMYVPIITGKYMPKSANSKTPFYHRFAKVVQK comes from the coding sequence ATGGTAAAGTTTGAGTATAAGACCTTCACACTCGGTGAGAAGTTGACCGAAGAACAAAAGGAATATTTCCGTAATTATGGAGTAATTCAGTTCAAAAACTTCATTAATCAAGACTCCGTTCAATTGTTTATCGACGAATTGCAAAAGATAGAAAAGCAATGGTTGGAAGAAGGCGTTGAGAAGATTAATGGTATCCCGTTAAAGTTCGGTAAAAACGAACACGGCGAAAAAATGATTCAGCGTATGTGCTTTACCAACAAGTACAGTACATTGTTGGGCGAATTTTTGAAAGACCCTCGCTTACAATTATTGGTTGAGCTACTAGCTCCTTACGACGGTCGTATCAGCGAAAACGAAAAAGATGGCCTTGTGTTTAATCATTATGTAAACGCTCCTAATAGCAAGTTTACACAAATGGGATGGCATACAGATAGCCCAAGAGATTTGTTTTTGGGACAAAAAATTCTTCCAATGCTAAACGTTGGTATTCACTTAGACGATTGTCCTTTCCAAAATGGCGGTTTAAGAGTATTGCCTGGTACACAAAACCAAAGCGTATTGAAGTTGTTGTTTGGTAAAAAACAATTTATCGACCACACTGCCGACCCACGTGAAGTAGGTTTTGAAATCAACGCTGGCGACTTAACTGTACATGATGGCCGTTTGTGGCACCGTGTCGAGGTTTCGCCAAATGTAGGTGAAAAGTCTCGCCGTCGTGTTATGTATGTACCTATTATTACGGGCAAATATATGCCAAAAAGTGCCAACAGCAAAACGCCATTCTATCACCGTTTTGCCAAAGTGGTTCAGAAATAA
- a CDS encoding phosphatase PAP2-related protein codes for MYNNLLTRPSETKPQKVQENYSQTLKNSWKREWQSNDFRIKFLLVVSIFIIGSSQLASYLNNIQKRPGVVLNDIVLNVLPPVDASIPIFTLLYGMLIYMIIKTIKDAPLFLLLFTTFVIETIFRMTTIALVPLDAPVGLINLTDPLTQAVVYVSNQPITKDLFFSGHTATLVMVWIFLQDKRDKILGGITCILLAFLLLLQHVHYTADVLAAFAFTVSAYQLAKILVQLKWPFTVLILLGFLALLLSICTYAATFAH; via the coding sequence ATGTATAACAATTTATTAACAAGACCTTCGGAAACAAAACCGCAAAAAGTTCAAGAAAATTATTCTCAAACCCTAAAAAATAGTTGGAAAAGAGAATGGCAATCGAATGATTTTCGTATTAAATTTCTTTTAGTTGTAAGTATCTTTATCATAGGGTCGTCTCAGTTAGCAAGCTACCTCAACAATATTCAAAAACGGCCAGGGGTAGTTTTGAACGATATTGTATTGAATGTACTACCTCCTGTAGATGCCTCTATTCCTATATTTACGCTTTTGTACGGTATGCTTATCTATATGATAATAAAAACCATCAAAGACGCTCCTTTGTTCCTATTACTTTTTACAACCTTTGTAATAGAAACCATCTTTAGGATGACCACCATTGCCCTTGTACCCCTAGATGCCCCCGTTGGCCTTATTAACCTAACCGACCCCCTTACCCAAGCAGTGGTATATGTTAGTAATCAGCCAATAACCAAAGACCTGTTTTTTTCTGGGCATACAGCCACCTTAGTAATGGTATGGATTTTTCTTCAAGATAAAAGAGATAAAATTTTGGGTGGTATTACCTGTATCTTACTGGCATTTTTGTTACTTTTACAGCACGTACATTATACTGCTGATGTACTTGCTGCATTCGCCTTTACAGTCTCAGCGTACCAACTCGCCAAAATTCTGGTACAACTAAAATGGCCTTTTACGGTACTTATTTTGCTTGGATTTTTGGCTCTATTGCTTTCTATATGTACTTATGCGGCAACATTTGCCCATTGA
- the msrA gene encoding peptide-methionine (S)-S-oxide reductase MsrA, which yields MKRKISLFILGIFTMIVNVSCAQKAENQKNNKMQDKEKDNQSKATNAHTEVVTLGAGCFWCVEAVFQRLEGVVKVESGYSGGSVKNPTYREVCNGTTGHAEVCQVTYDPTKISFEELLEVFWKTHDPTTLNRQGADVGTQYRSAVFYHNDEQKRLAQEWKAKLNAEHVFPNPIVTEISAFTNFYPAEDYHQDYFNQNGYEPYCQVVIKPKLDKFTKAFKDKLKKNK from the coding sequence ATGAAAAGAAAAATTAGTTTGTTTATTCTTGGAATATTTACAATGATTGTGAATGTTTCATGTGCTCAAAAGGCTGAAAATCAGAAAAATAATAAGATGCAAGACAAAGAAAAAGACAATCAAAGTAAAGCTACTAATGCACATACCGAAGTGGTAACTTTGGGGGCAGGCTGCTTTTGGTGCGTAGAAGCAGTATTCCAGCGTTTGGAAGGAGTAGTGAAGGTGGAGTCGGGGTATTCGGGTGGAAGCGTCAAAAACCCAACTTATCGTGAGGTGTGTAATGGAACAACTGGCCATGCCGAAGTTTGTCAAGTAACGTATGACCCTACCAAAATTTCTTTTGAAGAATTACTAGAAGTGTTCTGGAAAACCCACGACCCAACAACCCTAAACCGTCAGGGGGCAGATGTCGGTACGCAATACCGTTCGGCGGTATTTTATCACAACGACGAACAAAAGCGTTTGGCTCAAGAATGGAAAGCAAAATTGAATGCCGAACACGTATTTCCCAATCCTATTGTTACCGAAATATCAGCTTTTACTAACTTTTATCCTGCCGAAGATTATCACCAAGATTATTTTAATCAGAATGGATACGAGCCTTATTGCCAAGTGGTGATTAAACCTAAACTGGATAAGTTTACCAAGGCTTTTAAGGATAAACTAAAAAAGAATAAATAG
- a CDS encoding putative LPS assembly protein LptD: MDNSFITGKYNFLSLLKKILNIFSLLICLGWGLFNTHLSQAQRLVKGNPITNLIKKGQKTKPLPTDSLQKNVLDSANNKLAKTVPDSLKKQDQLETTVQYTAQDSTVMDTEKQIVYLYGEAKVTYGNISLQADFIRLNWDKNEVFAKGTLDSATKKAKGKPVFKQGSDEYNAEEIKYNFKSKKALIQGIVTQQGEGYVQGKKVKKDDEDNLYIRNAIYTTCNLAEPHFHISASRIKIVGKKEIVSGPFHIELNNIPLPIGLPFGFFPYKPPQESGTSGIIMPTYGDEPLGRGFYLRDGGYYFALSPNIGLRLTGEIYTKGSWGLGANSQYVKRYRYSGNFNLQFRKGISGDEVAPQTRNDFSLQWSHSPQSRGTSSFSASVNIASNSYNQYNSFNTSNYISNAINSSVQYSKNFGQSIRTGTSLNVSQNTTTKEVNATINYNFGLNQIQPFKKKKAVTERFIDQFRFGFDFNGSVGITNKVALDNRSYNSLPYNVYRQRDTLDTDINKPLVATLSQTTNLARDGVVPFNLSTLPDLIKNAPMKMQYSIPISLPNIKLGKYINLTPGFSLSGNAYRQKFNYVFEKDNIYATSDSLRKLGAVRIDTLNGLFYDYQYAFTMSMNTRLYGTLRFKKGRLQGIRHIMTPAISVSYTPDFTDPSYGFYQDVQINNTGDKIRVSSFNPTSTNIGSKAGGISFSLNNTIEAKVKSKSDTAQKESEKITIIDNLSLSTNYNFFATAYKLAPVSFGATSRVKKFDINIGGTLDPYLYTPNASYGLVGKQEDKYLFSTGDGLANLSAFNLSVSKSFKPGGNKPKTSNNATEGQLRQINNNIDSYVDWSVPWDFQFSYQYNYSKRGLAPATMVSAVTFSGSVKLTEKWDFKLQSGYDFINKGVSLTNISIHRDLHCWEMQFNWTPAASPLYGRASSYSFDLRVKSSLLQELKLSRRRSFYDRGGF; this comes from the coding sequence ATGGATAATTCCTTTATAACAGGCAAATATAATTTTTTAAGTCTTCTGAAAAAAATCCTAAACATATTCAGTCTATTAATATGCCTCGGTTGGGGGCTTTTTAATACACATTTATCACAAGCTCAACGCTTAGTGAAAGGCAACCCTATTACAAATCTTATTAAAAAGGGACAAAAGACCAAACCACTTCCTACAGACTCTTTGCAAAAAAACGTATTAGACTCGGCCAATAATAAGCTTGCAAAAACTGTTCCTGATTCGCTCAAAAAGCAAGACCAACTCGAAACTACCGTACAATACACGGCACAGGACTCTACTGTAATGGATACCGAAAAGCAAATTGTGTATCTATATGGTGAGGCCAAGGTTACTTACGGTAATATTTCGCTACAGGCCGACTTTATTCGGCTCAACTGGGACAAAAACGAAGTATTTGCCAAAGGAACACTTGATTCGGCTACCAAAAAAGCTAAGGGCAAGCCTGTTTTCAAACAAGGAAGCGACGAATATAACGCCGAAGAAATCAAATATAACTTCAAATCAAAAAAGGCGTTAATTCAAGGAATTGTAACCCAACAGGGCGAAGGATATGTACAAGGAAAAAAGGTAAAGAAGGATGATGAAGATAACCTTTATATCCGTAATGCCATTTATACGACTTGTAATTTGGCCGAGCCACACTTTCATATTAGTGCCTCTCGTATCAAGATTGTTGGCAAGAAAGAAATTGTGTCGGGGCCATTTCATATCGAGCTCAACAATATTCCTTTGCCGATTGGTTTACCATTTGGGTTTTTCCCATACAAACCTCCTCAAGAATCGGGTACATCGGGGATTATTATGCCTACCTATGGCGATGAGCCCCTTGGTAGGGGATTTTATTTACGTGATGGTGGGTATTATTTTGCATTAAGCCCCAATATTGGGTTACGTCTTACTGGCGAAATATATACCAAAGGCAGCTGGGGCTTGGGTGCCAACTCGCAATACGTAAAACGCTATCGTTATAGTGGCAACTTCAATCTTCAGTTTAGAAAAGGTATTAGTGGCGACGAAGTAGCTCCACAAACCCGAAACGACTTCTCGTTGCAGTGGTCGCACTCGCCCCAAAGCAGAGGTACATCTAGTTTCTCGGCATCGGTCAATATTGCCAGCAATAGCTATAACCAATACAATAGCTTCAATACCTCTAACTATATTTCAAACGCCATTAACTCGTCGGTACAGTATTCCAAAAACTTTGGACAGTCGATTCGGACAGGAACAAGCTTGAATGTATCGCAAAACACTACTACCAAGGAAGTAAATGCCACTATTAACTATAACTTTGGACTAAACCAAATTCAGCCATTTAAGAAGAAAAAGGCCGTTACAGAGCGATTTATCGACCAATTTCGCTTTGGTTTTGATTTCAATGGCTCGGTAGGTATTACCAACAAGGTGGCCTTAGATAACCGCTCGTACAATAGTTTGCCTTACAACGTTTACAGACAAAGAGATACCCTCGACACTGATATTAACAAGCCATTGGTGGCTACATTGAGCCAAACTACTAATTTGGCCAGAGATGGGGTTGTTCCTTTCAACTTATCTACTTTGCCCGATTTGATTAAGAATGCTCCAATGAAAATGCAGTATTCGATTCCTATTTCGTTGCCCAACATTAAGTTAGGAAAGTACATCAATTTAACACCAGGGTTTAGTCTTTCTGGAAATGCATATCGTCAGAAATTTAATTATGTTTTTGAGAAAGATAATATCTATGCTACTTCCGATTCGCTAAGAAAACTCGGTGCTGTAAGAATTGATACGCTCAATGGCCTATTCTACGATTATCAGTATGCCTTTACCATGAGTATGAACACTCGTTTGTATGGTACTTTAAGGTTCAAAAAAGGACGTTTACAGGGTATCCGACATATTATGACTCCTGCTATTAGCGTTAGTTATACCCCTGATTTTACAGACCCTAGCTACGGTTTCTATCAAGACGTCCAAATCAACAATACTGGAGACAAAATTCGTGTTTCTAGCTTTAACCCTACTTCTACTAACATTGGTAGCAAAGCTGGGGGGATTAGTTTTAGTTTGAATAATACTATTGAGGCCAAGGTAAAATCAAAATCGGATACGGCTCAGAAAGAATCTGAGAAAATTACTATTATCGATAACCTTTCGCTTTCTACCAACTACAACTTCTTTGCTACGGCTTACAAACTAGCTCCTGTAAGTTTTGGAGCTACGTCGAGGGTCAAGAAGTTCGATATTAACATTGGTGGTACACTCGACCCGTATTTATATACCCCAAATGCAAGTTATGGTTTGGTTGGCAAACAAGAAGATAAATACCTGTTTAGTACAGGCGATGGCTTGGCCAATTTATCGGCATTTAACCTATCGGTTAGTAAAAGCTTTAAGCCAGGCGGTAATAAGCCCAAAACCAGTAATAATGCTACCGAAGGGCAACTCAGACAAATCAACAACAATATCGATTCTTATGTAGATTGGAGTGTACCTTGGGACTTCCAGTTTAGTTACCAATACAACTACAGCAAAAGAGGCTTAGCTCCTGCTACTATGGTAAGTGCTGTAACATTTTCGGGAAGTGTCAAATTGACCGAAAAATGGGATTTCAAACTACAGTCGGGTTATGATTTTATCAACAAAGGCGTGTCTTTGACCAATATAAGTATTCACCGCGATTTGCACTGTTGGGAAATGCAGTTTAACTGGACACCTGCCGCCAGCCCATTGTACGGTCGAGCCAGTAGCTATTCGTTCGACCTAAGAGTAAAATCATCTTTACTTCAAGAACTCAAGTTATCTCGTCGCCGCTCATTTTATGACCGTGGAGGTTTCTAA
- a CDS encoding N-acetylmuramoyl-L-alanine amidase family protein — MLKFVKGCLIIVCFGWLSGFTFPQIEPEIDTLSSKMMDNSIRTVVLDAGHGGKDPGCTGVSGHKEKNVVLKIVLELGKKIKEEYPNVRVYYTRQTDVFVNLHERSAIANRNKANLFISVHCNSHPSSKFKGTETYTMGLHKSNDNLDVAKRENSVILQERDYKKTYKGFDPNSPLAHIMMANYQSAFMMNSLKLAQKIERQFKRHSDRNSYGVKQAGFLVLWETAMPSVLVEAGFMSNKSEEAYLATASGQKEVAASIFKAFQSYKEEIEN, encoded by the coding sequence ATGTTAAAGTTTGTTAAAGGTTGCCTAATTATAGTGTGTTTTGGCTGGCTAAGTGGGTTTACTTTTCCGCAAATAGAGCCTGAAATAGATACGTTATCGTCAAAAATGATGGATAATAGTATCAGAACGGTAGTCCTCGATGCTGGCCATGGTGGCAAAGACCCTGGTTGTACGGGTGTTTCGGGCCATAAAGAAAAAAACGTTGTGTTGAAAATAGTACTCGAATTGGGCAAAAAAATCAAAGAAGAGTACCCCAACGTCCGAGTCTATTATACACGACAAACGGATGTTTTTGTCAATTTACATGAGCGGTCGGCTATTGCCAATCGTAACAAAGCCAACTTGTTTATCTCTGTGCATTGCAATTCGCACCCTTCTAGCAAGTTTAAAGGAACGGAAACTTATACAATGGGGTTACATAAGTCTAATGATAATTTAGATGTAGCCAAGCGTGAAAACTCCGTTATCTTGCAAGAACGTGATTATAAGAAAACGTACAAAGGTTTTGACCCCAATTCGCCACTGGCTCATATCATGATGGCCAATTACCAAAGTGCCTTTATGATGAATAGCCTCAAGCTGGCTCAAAAAATAGAACGACAATTTAAGCGACATAGCGACAGAAATAGCTATGGGGTAAAACAAGCAGGATTTTTGGTGCTTTGGGAAACCGCCATGCCAAGCGTTTTGGTTGAAGCAGGATTTATGTCGAATAAGTCAGAAGAAGCTTATTTGGCTACAGCAAGTGGACAAAAAGAGGTGGCTGCCTCTATCTTTAAGGCATTTCAATCGTACAAAGAAGAAATAGAAAACTAA
- a CDS encoding MlaD family protein: protein MNISKEAKVGILALVSFSALYLGFNFLKGSAFFSSENTYTVIYTDVQGLVPSSQVALSGMKVGQVKDVVLLNDAGHKVKVVLSIRKDLSIPAGTKAVLASDGLLGGKLIRLDMGQGAALADGGILAGASETGITDILKEKALPTLTHADSLMRTLRTVAEGFKGTSAALNALLKNSNTTVTTLGTSLNSTLADNKANLNGITANLKVLSGNLVETEKQFKPLLGKFNKMADSLNALKVNQALATTQKSLDELQKVLAGIQAGNGTIGKMLKDDSLYTNLNRTMVDLDKLLVDFRLAPKRYVHLSVFGKKATPPVVK from the coding sequence ATGAATATATCCAAAGAAGCAAAGGTGGGGATTTTGGCCCTAGTTTCATTTTCAGCACTCTATTTAGGTTTTAATTTTTTGAAGGGTTCTGCATTTTTCTCTTCCGAAAACACATATACCGTTATTTATACCGACGTACAGGGCTTAGTACCATCAAGCCAAGTAGCGTTGAGTGGTATGAAGGTTGGGCAAGTAAAAGATGTGGTATTGCTCAACGATGCTGGCCATAAAGTAAAGGTAGTATTGAGTATTCGTAAAGATTTGTCTATTCCTGCAGGAACAAAAGCTGTATTGGCTTCAGACGGTCTTTTGGGGGGCAAATTAATTCGTTTAGACATGGGGCAAGGTGCTGCATTGGCCGATGGCGGTATACTTGCTGGAGCATCAGAAACGGGTATTACTGATATTTTGAAAGAAAAAGCTTTGCCAACGTTGACACACGCTGATTCGCTTATGAGAACCCTCCGTACTGTGGCTGAAGGATTTAAGGGAACCTCGGCGGCATTGAATGCTCTTCTCAAAAATTCAAATACGACAGTAACTACTCTGGGAACATCTCTGAATAGCACTTTGGCCGACAATAAGGCTAACCTGAATGGTATTACGGCCAATTTGAAGGTACTTTCGGGCAATTTGGTTGAAACCGAAAAGCAGTTCAAACCGCTTTTGGGCAAATTCAATAAAATGGCCGACTCACTGAATGCCCTAAAAGTTAATCAGGCGTTGGCTACTACTCAAAAATCACTCGATGAACTACAGAAAGTTTTGGCGGGTATTCAGGCAGGAAATGGTACTATCGGCAAAATGCTGAAAGATGATTCGTTATATACCAACCTCAATAGAACGATGGTCGACCTCGACAAACTATTAGTTGATTTTAGATTAGCACCTAAAAGATATGTACACCTTTCGGTATTTGGCAAAAAAGCCACGCCTCCAGTTGTAAAATAA
- a CDS encoding Lrp/AsnC family transcriptional regulator, whose amino-acid sequence MAALDNTDLRILQLLQEDALMTNKEIAAKLNLTTTPVHERIKRLENDGIIEKYTAILNKSKLGKSLVVLVDVTLKEHAAEFLAQFERDVLLLPEVVECYCISGGADFLLKVLVKDMDEYRHFILHKLATLANIGNAQSRFVVNEIKSQTPVPINI is encoded by the coding sequence ATGGCCGCTTTAGACAATACCGATTTGCGAATACTCCAACTTTTACAAGAAGATGCCCTCATGACCAACAAAGAAATTGCGGCAAAGCTTAATTTGACCACAACGCCCGTACATGAGCGAATCAAGCGACTAGAAAACGATGGGATTATCGAGAAATATACTGCTATTCTGAACAAATCGAAGCTTGGAAAAAGCTTGGTGGTACTGGTAGATGTTACCTTAAAAGAGCATGCTGCTGAGTTTTTGGCTCAATTTGAGCGAGATGTCTTGCTTTTGCCTGAAGTAGTTGAATGCTATTGTATTTCGGGTGGTGCAGATTTCTTACTAAAGGTATTGGTAAAAGATATGGACGAATATCGCCATTTTATTTTGCACAAACTGGCTACCTTAGCCAATATTGGCAATGCTCAAAGCCGATTTGTAGTCAACGAAATCAAAAGTCAAACACCTGTGCCAATTAATATTTAA
- a CDS encoding LysR family transcriptional regulator: MDIRQLECFLGVASELHFSRAAEKLFIAQPALSRHIQQLEEELDVLLFERDKRNVKLTSAGAYLQKEAIRILSQLDYIKQRTQQVHKGEEGELRIAHPGSAVYSVLPTLLSALKLYFPKIRTALSEVLETKLFESLHNYQVDVGFVREPIPDKYLNSRLVFEEYFSLVVPPNHVLTKENFKGLHQVKDEPFILPPRYAGSVYHDILLKMCEREGFLPNIIHESNFGTTILKLVENNLGVSLLPSSYRYGSAINVRFIDLEMLPDRTQLSLVWRKDDTNPILHNFLNTAQSVDFRASIQYPQT, encoded by the coding sequence ATGGATATTCGTCAGTTAGAATGTTTTTTAGGAGTAGCCTCAGAATTGCACTTTTCAAGGGCTGCCGAAAAGCTCTTTATTGCTCAGCCAGCCCTAAGCCGACACATACAACAGCTAGAAGAAGAGTTAGACGTTTTGCTTTTTGAAAGAGACAAACGCAATGTAAAACTAACCTCGGCAGGTGCATACCTTCAAAAAGAGGCCATAAGGATACTTTCGCAATTAGATTACATTAAGCAACGCACCCAGCAGGTTCATAAAGGCGAAGAAGGCGAGCTACGAATTGCCCATCCTGGCTCGGCGGTATACTCGGTTTTGCCAACATTGTTGTCGGCACTAAAATTATATTTCCCCAAGATACGCACGGCTTTGTCGGAAGTACTCGAAACTAAGCTTTTTGAATCGTTACACAATTATCAGGTAGATGTGGGTTTTGTTAGAGAACCAATTCCTGACAAATATCTGAATTCGAGATTAGTTTTTGAAGAGTATTTTTCGTTGGTAGTACCTCCCAATCATGTGCTAACCAAAGAGAATTTCAAGGGACTACATCAGGTAAAAGATGAACCTTTTATTTTGCCTCCTCGCTATGCAGGTTCTGTTTACCACGATATTTTGTTGAAGATGTGTGAAAGAGAAGGTTTTTTACCCAATATTATCCATGAGTCGAATTTTGGTACAACCATTTTGAAGTTGGTAGAAAATAATCTTGGGGTAAGTCTGTTGCCTTCGTCGTACCGATATGGCTCGGCTATTAATGTAAGATTTATTGATTTGGAAATGTTGCCCGACAGAACACAACTTTCGCTTGTTTGGAGAAAAGACGATACCAATCCAATTTTGCATAATTTTTTAAATACAGCCCAATCGGTAGATTTTAGGGCTTCTATTCAGTATCCACAAACATAA
- a CDS encoding GNAT family N-acetyltransferase gives MKIQIADQSHLDELLKVAYQTFVDTYGHLNTPDNLQQYVAENFTKEALWHEMQEEGAYFLVGILDGIIVAYAKLRTNEVEFPNRNALEIQRIYLQKTLHGLRLGSKMMQACIDLAKQKGYAEICLGVWEENPKAIQFYKKWGFEIFDSHPFVIGEEVQNDYLMRKVL, from the coding sequence ATGAAAATACAAATAGCCGACCAAAGTCATCTTGACGAACTACTCAAAGTTGCATATCAGACTTTTGTGGATACCTATGGGCACCTAAACACTCCTGATAATTTACAGCAGTATGTTGCCGAAAACTTTACCAAAGAAGCACTATGGCACGAAATGCAAGAAGAAGGAGCTTATTTCTTGGTGGGTATTCTTGATGGTATAATAGTTGCCTATGCCAAGTTGCGTACCAATGAAGTGGAGTTTCCCAACCGTAATGCCTTAGAAATACAGCGAATTTATTTACAAAAAACATTGCATGGCCTTAGGCTAGGTAGCAAAATGATGCAAGCCTGTATTGACTTAGCAAAGCAAAAAGGATATGCCGAAATATGCTTGGGTGTTTGGGAAGAAAACCCCAAGGCAATTCAGTTTTATAAGAAATGGGGATTTGAAATTTTTGATTCTCACCCATTTGTGATAGGAGAAGAAGTCCAGAATGACTATCTGATGCGGAAAGTATTATAA